From one Papilio machaon chromosome 16, ilPapMach1.1, whole genome shotgun sequence genomic stretch:
- the LOC106715810 gene encoding hillarin has protein sequence MYRPNFYESTCFRCNEIVYQVDRVGPLKDFTFFHSGCFKCAVCGTKLTLKTYYNNQHWTEDKEVYCSSHVPKIGPGHLDNSSVGIRSALNVPRTNNYVNEQIRGLARNSHDNDYNISRGDVYVSPTRATNGGSVHASPARDVSREPDYQYGRFDASALHIAHALKQTELQKAYHRPKEKPIDCYLDRDEQTKLEMKHRQEEDDLYRKFSKHREEENRRIRDEIQDEWERELERLTLRFQQEMQVKKRRPDSEIGALTLRHQQERADLEKNMTLRRDKKKESLTRKMLEHERAATAALVEKQSHEMMELIQERRSEYMAASSLYVDGEEAPPYPARAPAPQPPLVSKFHIYTDPAEFADVDKIAISVAQEDQKTFTDLVRQLVGRCASDVEKARTIFRWITVKNLNNIQFDDNLKGDSPLGLLRGIKHGTESYHVLFKRLCSYAGLHCVVIKGYSKSAGYQPGVRFEDNRFRNSWNAVYVAGAWRFVQCNWGARHLVNAKDAPRPGSRGKQDSLRYEYDDHYFLTDPREFIYEFFPLQPDWQLLKTPVTLHDFEELPFVRSLFFRYGLYFSDPNTKAVMYTDSTGAATMRIAMPAHMQSSLIFHYNLKFYDTEGDGFDGVSLKRFVMQSVVGNVVSFRVHAPCSGAFLLDIFANAVTPREYLTGEPMKFKSVCKFKICCAELQTVMVPLPDCASGEWGPTKATRLFGLVPITHQEALVFAGRELELQFRMSRPLADFMATLHKNGVDEKRLGKFVQQAVSDDVVTFYITFPEEGQYGLDIYTRERGSSSGLQQNGSTEKEKHLLTHCCKYLINSSKRN, from the exons ACATACTACAACAACCAGCACTGGACGGAGGATAAGGAAGTGTACTGCTCGAGCCACGTGCCTAAGATCGGGCCGGGCCATCTCGACAACTCCTCCGTCGGCATCCGCAGCGCCCTCAACGTACCGCGCACCAACAATTACGTCAACGAACAGATACGCGGACTGGCGCGCAACTCACATGACAATGATT ATAACATTTCAAGAGGAGATGTATACG TGTCACCAACCCGAGCCACAAACGGCGGCAGCGTGCATGCGTCCCCAGCGCGGGATGTGTCCCGCGAACCCGACTACCAGTATGGCCGCTTCGACGCCAGTGCACTGCACATTGCACACGCACTCAAGCAGACAGAGCTGCAGAAGGCCTACCATAGGCCTAAAGAGAAACCCATCGACTGCTATTTG GATCGAGATGAACAAACCAAACTTGAGATGAAGCACCGGCAAGAGGAAGATGACTTGTACAGAAAGTTCTCGAAACATCGCGAAGAGGAAAACAGGAGAATACGAGATGAGATTCAG GACGAATGGGAACGGGAACTGGAACGGTTAACATTAAGGTTTCAACAAGAAATGCAAGTGAAGAAGCGGAGACCGGACTCAGAGATCGGAGCACTCACGCTACGACACCAGCAGGAGAGAGCGGATCTCGAAAAGAATATGACACTAAGAAGAGATAAGAAGAAAGAGAGCTTAACGCGAAAGATGTTGGAACACGAAAG AGCGGCAACCGCAGCGCTAGTGGAGAAGCAGAGCCACGAAATGATGGAACTGATCCAGGAGCGGCGGTCAGAGTATATGGCAGCCAGCTCGCTGTACGTGGACGGCGAGGAAGCCCCGCCCTACCCTGCGCGGGCCCCCGCCCCGCAGCCCCCGCTCGTTTCCAAGTTCCACATATACACAGACCCCGCGGAGTTCGCGGATGTCGACAAGATAGCTATTTCG GTAGCACAAGAAGACCAGAAGACATTCACAGACCTGGTGCGGCAGCTGGTGGGGCGATGCGCCAGCGACGTGGAAAAGGCGCGGACCATCTTCCGCTGGATCACCGTCAAAAACCTCAACAACATTCAGTTTGACGATAACCTCAAAGGAGACTCACCTCTTGGTCTGCTCAGAGGCATCAAGCACGGCACAGAAAGTTACCACGTACTTTTTAAGAGATTGTGCAG CTATGCCGGTCTACACTGCGTAGTGATCAAAGGCTACAGTAAATCGGCGGGATATCAGCCTGGCGTGCGCTTCGAGGATAACCGCTTCCGTAACTCTTGGAACGCGGTGTACGTGGCGGGGGCGTGGCGCTTCGTGCAGTGCAACTGGGGCGCACGGCACCTTGTCAACGCTAAAGACGCGCCGCGCCCCGGCAGCCGCGGCAAACAGGACAGTCTTCG ATACGAGTATGACGACCACTACTTCCTGACGGACCCGCGGGAGTTCATCTACGAATTCTTCCCGCTGCAGCCGGACTGGCAGCTGCTCAAGACGCCTGTCACGTTGCACGACTTCGAAGAGCTACCCTTCGTCCGCTCGCTCTTCTTCCGTTATGGTCTCTACTTCAGCGACCCCAACACCAAGGCGGTCATGTACACCGACTCAACAG GTGCGGCGACTATGCGCATAGCCATGCCGGCACACATGCAGAGCTCCCTCATCTTCCACTACAACCTCAAGTTCTACGACACCGAAGGCGACGGCTTCGACGGTGTTAGTCTTAAGAGATTCGTCATGCAG TCTGTGGTTGGGAACGTGGTATCATTCCGCGTGCATGCGCCATGCAGCGGAGCATTTCTGCTGGACATCTTTGCGAACGCCGTCACGCCGCGAGAGTACCTCACAGGCGAGCCCATGAAGTTTAAGAGCGTCTGCAAGTTCAAG ATCTGCTGTGCGGAACTCCAAACAGTAATGGTACCGCTACCGGACTGTGCAAGCGGAGAATGGGGACCCACCAAAGCTACCAGACTCTTCGGTCTGGTTCCAATCACACACCAG GAGGCGCTAGTGTTCGCTGGTCGGGAGTTAGAATTGCAGTTCCGCATGTCGCGGCCGCTGGCAGACTTCATGGCGACGCTGCACAAGAATGGCGTGGACGAGAAGCGTCTCGGCAAGTTTGTGCAGCAGGCGGTCTCAGACGACGTAGTCACCTTCTACATTACATTCCCTGAAGAAG GTCAATACGGTTTGGACATTTACACGCGAGAACGCGGCAGCTCCTCTGGTCTACAACAGAACGGGTCTACGGAGAAGGAAAAGCATCTTCTCACGCACTGCTGCAAATACCTCATCAATAGCAGCAAAAGAAATTGA
- the LOC106715811 gene encoding probable methylcrotonoyl-CoA carboxylase beta chain, mitochondrial has product MLKLVKGVRRLNAAWRRYSTASVIGTEPNRNDPYYQENKAKMEELVQELRLKTSDAIKGGPEEAIKRHTSRGKLLVRDRINRLVDEGSDVLELSTLAATGMYKDQVPSAGIVTAIGKVHGHDCMIVANDATVKGGTYFPVTIKKHLRAQSIAQECRLPCIYLVDSGGAHLPDQADVFPDREHFGRIFYNQANMSAEGIPQISVVMGSCTAGGAYIPSMSDESIIIKNQGTIFLAGPPLVKAATGEMVSAEDLGGADLHCRQSGVTDHYAQDDEHALHLARNVVANLNWNNDQKTRIYTQKVEEPVHDINDLHGIVGANIQRPFDIREVIARVVDGSRFHEFKQLYGETLVCGFASIYGHPVGVIGNNGVLQSDSALKGAHFIQLCAARKIPLLFLQNITGFMVGREAEAGGIAKNGAKMVTAVSCFKGPKITVLVGGSFGAGNYGMCGRAYSPNFLYMWPNARISIMGGPQAATVLSLVAKDKAQRGGKPWTDEDEKKIRAPLEAQFEREGLPYFSTARLWDDGIVAPQDTRKVIGLSLSAALNAPFRDSKFGVFRM; this is encoded by the coding sequence ATGCTCAAACTGGTCAAGGGAGTAAGGCGATTGAACGCCGCATGGCGTCGCTACAGCACCGCGAGCGTTATCGGAACCGAGCCGAACAGAAATGATCCCTACTACCAAGAAAATAAGGCAAAAATGGAGGAATTAGTACAGGAACTACGTTTAAAAACCAGTGACGCTATCAAAGGCGGCCCAGAAGAAGCAATTAAAAGGCACACGAGCAGAGGAAAACTTCTCGTGAGGGACAGGATAAACCGGTTGGTGGACGAGGGCAGCGACGTACTGGAGTTAAGCACGCTCGCCGCCACCGGAATGTACAAGGACCAAGTGCCCAGCGCCGGCATCGTCACCGCTATCGGCAAAGTTCACGGTCACGATTGCATGATAGTCGCTAATGACGCAACAGTCAAAGGCGGAACATATTTCCCTGTCACCATTAAGAAACATTTACGAGCGCAATCTATTGCTCAAGAATGTCGTCTACCGTGCATCTATCTAGTAGATTCCGGAGGAGCTCATCTACCTGACCAAGCCGATGTGTTCCCTGACCGAGAACATTTCGGAAGAATCTTTTACAATCAGGCAAATATGTCTGCTGAGGGTATACCGCAGATTTCCGTAGTAATGGGATCTTGTACGGCAGGCGGCGCTTATATTCCTAGTATGTCCGATGAAagtattattatcaaaaatcaGGGGACGATTTTCTTAGCCGGACCACCACTAGTTAAGGCTGCGACCGGGGAAATGGTGTCTGCAGAAGATTTGGGAGGAGCGGACTTGCATTGCCGACAATCCGGCGTTACAGATCATTACGCTCAAGATGATGAACACGCCCTACACCTGGCTAGGAATGTCGTCGCTAATTTGAATTGGAATAATGATCAAAAAACGAGAATTTATACTCAAAAAGTTGAGGAACCGGTTCACGATATAAACGACCTTCACGGCATAGTCGGAGCAAATATTCAGAGACCTTTTGATATTAGAGAAGTTATTGCTAGAGTGGTCGATGGAAGCAGGTTTCACGAATTTAAGCAACTGTATGGCGAGACTTTGGTGTGCGGGTTTGCTTCTATTTACGGTCACCCGGTGGGTGTGATAGGAAATAATGGAGTTCTGCAATCGGACTCAGCTCTGAAAGGTGCTCATTTTATTCAACTATGCGCCGCTCGTAAGATTCCCTTACTGTTTCTTCAAAATATTACTGGATTTATGGTCGGTAGAGAAGCTGAAGCCGGTGGTATTGCGAAAAATGGAGCCAAAATGGTAACCGCAGTAAGTTGCTTTAAAGGTCCTAAAATAACAGTTCTCGTAGGCGGAAGTTTTGGAGCTGGAAATTATGGAATGTGTGGACGGGCTTACTCACCTAATTTCCTTTACATGTGGCCTAATGCTAGGATATCGATTATGGGTGGACCGCAAGCAGCTACAGTCTTGTCTTTAGTTGCTAAAGACAAAGCTCAAAGAGGTGGTAAGCCGTGGACTGATGAAGATGAGAAGAAGATTCGTGCTCCGTTGGAAGCACAGTTCGAGAGGGAAGGACTGCCATACTTCAGTACGGCGCGTCTGTGGGACGATGGTATCGTAGCTCCACAGGACACCAGAAAGGTGATAGGGCTCAGCTTATCAGCGGCATTAAATGCGCCGTTTAGAGACAGTAAATTTGGAGTGTTCAGAATGTGA